Proteins co-encoded in one Strix uralensis isolate ZFMK-TIS-50842 chromosome 2, bStrUra1, whole genome shotgun sequence genomic window:
- the CD101 gene encoding immunoglobulin superfamily member 2, whose protein sequence is MLGYCTASQPLLYLLTSSEEPEHGFQPCIAPSSPKTGAVPLLHFIAVRALPLSASHCVPGQREQGRAPGHVVPTVRCPVAADATAVLALHCGQQPPGLSPPSAAPHGLTAPVSSAGPGSPSSKCLPMGCAYRREFLANFWLCGEGKVEHLLGVDGTFAGLSTGQRVVTVQKGPLYRVRGSHVTLWCKVSGYQGPAEQNFQWSIYLPSAPEREVQIVSTVDPSFPYAIYAQRVRSRGIYVERVQGDAVLLHITELQDRDTGVYECHTPSTDERYFGSYSAKTNLSVIADTLSASMAPQVLTHAEGDAVELTCEVSKSTAQHTHISVGWYRLQGAGESHAEEVLTLSKDFVLRPGPSYAQRFLAGDVRLNKVGNTTYKLSIGGAELSDQGQLYCEAAEWIEDPDETWKDISRKQTGRTLLVVTSQGRDLSVDIAAAESSLPEGDTLQLNCMVESQKSNSKHFQVLWFLNSVEVARVDPHGVLIWKEEYKERAKLGQLQAFKQSNTVYVLTIYEVRLKDNGTYHCSVSEVKTPGDFHSIQTNLSSGVQVDVKPVERRMRLSVSTSTPQVMAGDALILLCEVQGATSPVSVQWWHLPPQDPGPRVPVATMERDGTLRLGSTYRDSGTRGSLRLEKASSSVYTLVIPNTLDEGDGGRYGCKATEWSRGQSWTEEGETAVTVSSMGLGLHATLRSRIATVKYGQSFELVCQLSASYTLEEVPVSVGWLFQPSPASGHYHELVRVLPRGTMAWGAAQPHFQGKAQLTKAATSSRLRIHSAAAADEGTYQCEVEVWRRNTLSLGQPAATARSNAVGIKVVLPESKLQVATKESSVEIAGGADTAIECRIVFAQNNSQFAVTWYLLPPPPADATPLQIVRTDYTSLLEYGAEFSSPAQKSRFLSQRVSSNVFWLRILSANPGDQGRYYCVVEEWLWLVDSWYKLGEGASGRTTLEFKLPERELQLEKTNRSISAREGDEVTLHCLLQGAHLPTTHLSATWFRGEESSHIKPLLTLHCDGAIEYPRESLAGRLHLRRPTAGDFSLTLRSVEEGDAGVYHCQVQEWQPQSKGKNWALQALAHSGYTHLTTIPPESTVLSRICSSPPLLNFILYLPLVLILLLALAVFCWYFKSRKNKKGNITGDQLMELQEAEGIKKT, encoded by the exons ATGCTTGGGTACTGCACCGCTTCCCAGCCTCTGCTGTATCTGCTCACCTCCTCTGAGGAGCCGGAGCATGGGTTTCAGCCCTGCATTGCACCCTCTTCCCCCAAAACAGGTGCTGTTCCTCTGCTCCATTTCATTGCAGTGAGG GCTCTGCCCCTGTCAGCCTCCCACTGTGTCCCTGGCCAGCGGGAGCAAGGCCGTGCCCCTGGCCACGTGGTGCCCACAGTGCGATGCCCCGTGGCAGCCGATGCCACTGCAGTGCTCGCCTTGCACTGTGGCCAGCAGCCTCCTGGCCTCAGCCCTCCTAGTGCAGCTCCTCATGGTCTCACCGCCCCTGTGAGCAGTGCTGGTCCGGGATCCCCCTCATCCAAGTGCCTGCCCATGGGATGTGCTTACAGGAGAGAGTTCCTGGCCAATTTCTGGCTGTGTG GTGAGGGGAAAGTCGAGCACCTCCTTGGTGTGGATGGGACCTTTGCAG GTTTGAGCACTGGCCAACGGGTGGTGACTGTTCAGAAGGGACCCCTCTACCGCGTGAGGGGGTCCCATGTCACGCTGTGGTGCAAGGTGAGCGGCTACCAGGGCCCGGCGGAGCAGAACTTCCAGTGGTCCATCTACCTGCCCTCGGCCCCCGAGCGGGAGGTGCAGATCGTCAGCACCGTCGACCCCTCCTTCCCCTACGCCATCTACGCCCAGCGTGTGCGCAGCCGGGGGATCTACGTGGAGCGGGTGCAGGGGGATGCTGTTCTGCTGCACATCACCGAGCTGCAGGACCGGGACACTGGGGTATATGAGTGCCACACACCCAGCACTGATGAGAGGTACTTTGGGAGTTACAGCGCCAAGACGAACCTCTCAG TGATTGCAGACACCCTCTCGGCTTCCATGGCACCCCAAGTCCTCACCCATGCTGAAGGGGATGCGGTGGAGCTCACCTGTGAGGTGTCAAAGTCCACTGCCCAGCACACACATATCTCTGTTGGCTGGTACCGTCttcagggagcaggagagagccATGCCGAGGAGGTCCTCACCCTCTCCAAGGACTTTGTCTTGAGGCCAGGGCCCTCTTATGCACAGAGGTTTCTGGCGGGGGACGTGCGGCTGAACAAGGTTGGGAACACTACGTACAAGCTCTCCATTGGGGGAGCAGAGCTGTCCGACCAGGGGCAGCTGTACTGCGAGGCGGCCGAGTGGATTGAGGATCCTGATGAGACATGGAAAGACATCTCCCGAAAGCAAACAGGGAGGACGTTGCTGGTCGTCACGAGCCAAG GCAGAGACCTCTCCGTGGACATCGCTGCTGCTGAAAGCTCCCTTCCTGAAGGTGATACCTTGCAGCTAAATTGCATGGTGGAATCCCAGAAGAGCAACAGCAAGCACTTCCAAGTGCTTTGGTTCCTCAACAGCGTGGAagtggccagggttgacccccaTGGGGTGTTGATTTGGAAGGAAGAATATAAGGAGAGAGCCAAGCTGGGGCAGCTCCAAGCATTCAAGCAAAGCAACACAGTTTATGTCCTCACCATCTATGAGGTGAGGCTGAAGGACAATGGTACGTACCACTGCTCTGTTTCGGAGGTGAAGACTCCTGGAGACTTTCACAGCATCCAGACTAATCTGTCATCAGGTGTACAAGTTGACGTGAAGCCAGTAG AGCGCCGCATGCGCCTGTCTGTGTCTACCAGCACGCCACAGGTCATGGCGGGAGATGCCTTGATCCTCCTTTGTGAGGTGCAAGGAGCAACCAGCCCTGTGTCCGTGCAGTGGTGGCACCTGCCACCGCAGGACCCAGGTCCCCGGGTGCCGGTGGCCACCATGGAGCGGGACGGCACCCTGAGACTGGGCAGCACCTACCGGGACAGTGGGACTCGGGGGAGCCTTCGGCTGGAGAAAGCGAGCTCCAGCGTTTACACCCTGGTGATCCCCAACACGTTGGACGAGGGCGACGGAGGGCGGTATGGGTGCAAAGCAACAGAGTGGTCCCGAGGCCAGAGTTGGACAGAGGAGGGGGAGACAGCAGTGACAGTCAGCTCCATGG GTCTTGGTCTGCACGCCACGCTGAGAAGCCGAATTGCCACAGTCAAATATGGGCAGAGTTTTGAACTCGTCTGCCAACTGAGCGCTAGCTACACCCTCGAGGAAGTGCCAGTGTCCGTGGGGTGGCTTTTCCAGCCCAGTCCAGCCTCCGGCCACTACCATGAGCTGGTCCGAGTCCTTCCCAGAGGCACCATGGCCTGGGGGGCAGCGCAGCCACACTTCCAGGGGAAAGCCCAGCTCACGAAGGCTGCCACCTCCTCCAGGCTGCGCATCCACAGTGCCGCAGCTGCCGACGAGGGGACGTACCAGTGTGAGGTGGAGGTCTGGAGGAGGAACACCCTGTCGCTGGGGCAGCCGGCAGCCACCGCCAGATCCAATGCCGTGGGAATAAAGGTGGTGCTGCCAG AAAGCAAGCTTCAGGTAGCTACGAAAGAGAGCTCTGTGGAGATTGCCGGTGGTGCTGACACAGCCATTGAGTGCAGGATCGTGTTTGCCCAGAATAATTCTCAGTTTGCCGTTACGTGGtacctcctccctcctcctccagcagatGCAACCCCCCTGCAAATCGTAAGGACTGACTACACCAGTCTACTGGAATATGGGGCTGAGTTCAGCTCTCCTGCACAAAAGTCCCGATTCCTGAGCCAGAGGGTGTCCAGCAATGTTTTCTGGCTACGGATACTCTCTGCAAACCCTGGGGACCAGGGCAGGTACTACTGTGTGGTAGAAGAATGGCTCTGGCTGGTGGACAGCTGGTACAAACTCGGAGAGGGAGCATCGGGAAGGACCACGCTGGAGTTCAAGCTCCCAG AGCGTgaactgcagctggagaaaacCAACCGCAGCATCTCAGCGAGGGAGGGCGATGAGGTGACACTGCACTGCCTGCTGCAGGGTGCCCACCTGCCCACCACCCACCTCTCGGCCACCTGGTTTCGTGGGGAGGAGAGTAGCCACATCAAGCCCCTGCTCACCCTCCACTGCGATGGCGCCATCGAGTACCCCCGGGAGAGCCTGGCAGGGAGGTTGCACCTCCGCCGCCCCACCGCCGGCGACTTCAGCCTGACGCTGCGCAGCGTGGAGGAGGGCGATGCAGGCGTGTATCACTGCCAGGTGCAGGAGTGGCAGCCACAGAGCAAGGGGAAGAACTGGGCTCTGCAAGCCTTGGCACACTCAGGGTACACCCACCTCACTACCATCCCGCCAG aGTCAACCGTTTTGTCTAGGATCTGCTCATCCCCACCACTGCTGAACTTCATCCTATACTTACCACTGGTTCTGATCCTTCTCCTGGCCCTTGCTGTCTTCTGCTGGTACTTCAAATCCAGGAAAAACAAGAAGGGCAACATCACAGGAGACCAGCTGATGGAACTGCAGGAGGCTGAAGGGATCAAGAAAACTTAG